The genomic window GGAACTGGCCCGGCTGCTCCCGGGCACCCAGACGGGCTCGTACGCGGACGCCGCCGTCGACGACGTGCTGCTGGCCGCGGGCGACCGCCGGATCGTCGCCGTCGTCCGCGACGTCCACCGGCACACCTGGATGGCCCAGTCCCTGGACGCGCTCATCGCGGCCCGCCCCGACACGATCGTGGTCGAGATGGGCATCGACCAGGCCCCGCCGCGCGGCGCGCTGCACGTCGCCACCTTCGGCGCGGCACGGGTCTGCGGCCAGGCCGCGGCCGAGGCGGTCTGCGCGCGTTCGTAGGTCCCGGCTCCCGGCTCGCCCCTTGCCTGCCGTTCCCCGGCGTTCCCTGCCGTCGCTGCTGTTCCGATCCGACCGTGCTGCCTACACTCGGGCCGGTCCGCCACCGGAGCGGCGGGGCAGCGGGGCGGCAGGGACAGGAGCGGGCGGATGGGCGCGGACGGCGGTGCCGGACGGGGACGTGTGCTGGTCGTCGACGACGATCCGGCGATCCGGCGCTCGCTGGAGCGCGGGCTGCGGCTCGCCGGCTTCGCCGTCGTCCTCGCCGACGGCGGAGGGCCCGCCCTCGACCGGGTGCGCCGGGAGCCGCCCGCCGACGTCGTCGTGCTGGACATCTCGATGCCCGACGTCTCCGGCATCGAGGTCTGCCGGACCCTGCGCGACGAAGGCAACGACGTACCCGTACTGATGCTGTCGGCGCTGGACGAGACGGCCGACCGGATCGCCGGACTCCAGGCGGGCGGCGACGACTACCTGGTCAAGCCGTTCGCGCTGCAGGAACTGGTGCTGCGGCTGGAGGCACTGCTGCGGCGGCGGCCGCCCAAGGACACGGACGCCGTACGCGTCGGACCGCTCGTGCTGGATCCGGCGGCCCGCGAGGCGCGGTACGCGGGGGAGCCGCTGACGCTGACCCGGCGCGAGTTCGAGCTGCTGGAGGTCCTCGCGCGCAACGCGGGGATCGTCCTGACCCGGGACCGGCTGCTCGACCGCGTCTGGGGGTACGACTTCGAGGTGCGCACGGACGCCGTCGACACCTTCGTCAGCTATCTGCGGCGCAAGCTGGAGAGCGGCGGCCGCCCCCGGTGCATCCACACAGTGCGGGGAGTCGGCTTCGTCCTGCGCTGCGATGGCCAAGGGGACGGCCCGGGGCAGGAGCACCGCGGATGAAACTGTCCACGCGCATCGCGCTCGCCGTCGGCATCACCGTTCCCGTGCTGGTCCTGGCGGCCGGCTGGCTGCTGCTCCAGCTGTTCGCGCGCGATCTGCACGCCCAGCAGGACGCCCACCTGAGGCAGCGGGCGGCCCAGGTCTCGGCTGACGCCCGCCGGCTGCTGCGGGTCACCGCCGCCGACCGGCCCGCCGCCGTCGAGCAGGCGCGCGAGCGGCAGCTGTACGCCACCGCCCTGGACGTCGGCATCCGGCTGACCGGGCCCGAGGGCACCGTCTCGGGCGGGCCCCAGCCCAGCGCCTCCGTACCCCTCCCGAAGCGCACGCCGAGGCCCGTGACGGTCGAGGAGGGGAACACCGACTGGCGCGTTCTGGCGGTTCGGGTGCGGGGAGCGCGGCCGGGCACCGACGGCACCCTGTGGCTGTTCTCGCCTGACACCGTCAGCCAGGACCAACTGCGGCTCGTCCGCAGGCGCGTGGTGTCCGTGGCCCTCTTCGCCGCCCCGGTCTCCGGACTGCTCGGCCTCGCCGTCGCCTCCCGTGCCTCCCGCCCGCTGCGCAGGCTCCAGCAGCGCACCAGCGGACTCGACCCGAGGGCCAGCGCCGCGCGGCTGGACCACGAGCCGACCGGCGTCACCGAGGTCGACGACCTCGCCGCGACCCTACGGACCGTGCTCGCGCGCTACGACGAGCAGGCCGCCAGGACCACGGGCGCCCTGGACACCGCCCGCTCCTTCGCGTCCGCCGCCGCGCACGAGCTGCGTACACCACTGATGAGCATGCAGACCAACCTGGAGATCCTCACCGACCACCCCGACCTGGACCCGCGGGACCGCACCGAGGTCCTGGAGGACCTGCGCAGCGAGCACACGCGCATGCTCGGGCTGCTGGTCATGCTGCGCGAGCTCGGCCGGGGCGACCTGGTGGAGGCGGACGCCTTCGGTCCGGTGGACCTCGCCGAGGTGGTCGACGCCTCGGTCGCCGACGCCCGGCGCAGACACCCCGACGCAGAGATCGGCCTGCCCGCGATGGCCCGGCTGACCGTCCACGGCTGGGAGCCCGGGCTGCGTACGCTCGTCGACAACCTCCTGGCCAACGCCGTCGTCCACGGGCGGAGCCCGGACGGGCGGGCCCGGATCGAGGTGGGACTGCGGCAGGGCGGCCACGCCTCGGCGCCCGTCGCGGTGCTGACCGTGGACGACCGGGGGCCCGGCATCCCACCGGAGCGGCGCGCCACCGTCTTCGAGCGCTTCCGGCGCGGACCGGAGAGCCCGGGCTCCGGGCTCGGTCTCACGCTCGTCGCGCAGCAGACAGCGCTGCACGGGGGCGCCGTACGGATCCTGGACGGGGCGTCCGGGGCGTCCGGGGCGTCCGGGGCGTCCGGGCCGTCCGGACCGTCCGGACCGTCCGCGCCGTCCGCGCCGTCCGGCGGTGGCACCCGGTTCGAGGTCCGGCTGCCGGTGCGGGGTGAGACCGTGCCGTCGCTGCCGGCCGAGCGGGACTGGCTGATCGGGACGGCCCGCCGCCCACAGGGTTTCCACAAAGTCGGCTCCTAACTTCTGGCCAGGCGCGGGCACCTGGGCCGCGCGCCCTGCTCAGGAGGTACACCGTCATGAGGACCGTGAAGACCGCCACCCTGGCTCTGACCACCGTCGCGGCGCTGCTCACCACGGCCGGCGCGGCAGCGGCCGACACCGTGCCGTCGCCCGGCACCACCCCGACCGGCGACGGCGCGAAGGCGCTGTGCAAGCGGGTCCCGAAGATCGAACAGCGACTGGAGCGGGTCCTGGACCGGCTGGGCGGCGACGCGACGCGGCCGGGGTCCATCAGCCGACTGGAGAAGCGCGTCGAGAACGCGAAGAAGGCCGGTCACACCGAGATCGAGACCTACCTCACCAACAAGCTCACCTTCCGCCGCTCGCTCGTTCCCACGCTGGAGCAGCGTCAGACGGACCTGGCGTCGGTGAAGACATGGTGCGAGGCGAACGCCGACGGGACCACCAACGGGACCACCAACGGGACCACCAAGTGAGGCCCCGCCTCAGCCTCGCGGCCGCCGTGCTCTGCCTCGCCGCCGCCCTCACGGCCTGCAGCCCCGCCGGGGGCTCGGCGTCCACGTCTCCCGACGAGGTCGCCGAGATGCAGAAGCTGGTGGACTCGGCGGAGTCGGCCGCGACGCAGGCCGAATCGGCGGTGGCGGAGGACGACTGAGCCCGCGGGGCCGGCGGGTTGCGGCTGCCCCCGGTGAGCGGTGGGGCGAGGCCGCCCCTCCGCGGCTCGGCTCCTCGGGGTCGGTGGCCTTGCTCTTGCCGCTGCGTCACCGGCACCGGCCGCTGACCTCCGTGCCGCTGACCTCCGTGCCGCCGACCCCCGTAGGGACGGCCCTGCACGGCCCCGCCCCGGGGAGCGTCGTCGGGTGCGCTCCGTCCCCGCCCACAGCCGCCCGCCCGCCCGCGCCGGGACGCCAACCCCCGGCAGGGTGTGCGACGTTCACCCCTTGGGCACCCCGCATTCCGGGCATGCTCCTGCCAATCCGCTGCACTGGTCCGCATGAGTGGACACCACGCTGACGAAGCGCACGCGCACTCCCACGGTCCGAGCCGCCGCTCCTTGCTCGCCGGTGCGGGCGGCCTGCTGATAGCCGCCGCCGTACCCGGTTCCGCCTTCGCGGCGGAGACCCGTACCGCGTCGGGCACCGCCCCGGCGCCCCGGGCCGGGGCCGGCCGCGACTCCCTGGTCACCCAGGGGACCCAACTGGTCCATGCCGACCTCCACAACCACACGCTGATGTCGGACGGCGACGGCGATCCCGCGCTGGCCTTCGCCTCGATGCGCGACGCCGGGCTCGACGTCGCCGCGCTCACCGACCACACCACGCTCTTCGCCATCAACGGACTGACCCAGAGCGAGTGGGACCGCACCCGCCAGCTCGCGGACGCCGCGGACGACCCGGGCGCGTACACCGCGATCCGCGGCTTCGAGTGGTCCCACCCGCTCATCGGCCACGCCAACGTGTGGTTCACGGACCAGTTCGTCGACCTGGGCGGGGCCGGCTCGATGAGCTCGCTCTACAGCTGGCTCGGCAGCCGGGACGGCGTCGCGGGCTTCAACCACCCCGGGCGCGAGACCGGCCGGTTCGACAACTTCGCGTACGTGCCGGCCGCGCGCGAGAAGATGGTCAGCGTCGAGATGTTCAACCGCGGCGACGACTACCTCTTCGACGGCTGGGCGGACCGCCAGTCCTCGCACCTCAACGCCTGCCTCAACGCCGGCTGGCGCACCGGCATCACCGGCGTGAGCGACCACCACGGCACCGCGTGGGGCACGGCCGAGGGAGTGGGCCGCGCCGGGCTCTGGGTCACCGAGAACACCCGTGCCGGGGTCCTCGAAGCCCTGCGTGCCCGCCGCTTCTTCGCCACCCGGTACTCGGGCCTGCGCCTCGACGCCACCGCGAACGGCGTCCAGATGGGCGGCGTCCTGTCGCTCGTCTCCGGCGACGTCCGCTTCGCCGTGGACCTCGACCGCGGCGCCGACTGGGTGGGCAAGCCCCTCAACATCCAGGTGCTGCGCCCCGGCACGGACGCGCCGGTCGTGGCCGACGTCATCGAGACCACGTCCGGCAGCCTGACCGAGTTCACCGTCCCGCTCGACGTCGAGGACGGCACATGGGTCGTGCTGCGGGTCTCCGACCCCTCGCAGCCGAACGGGCAGCCCGGTCCGGCAGGCCACCCCTGCAACGACCTCGGTGTCGCCTATTCGAGCCCCTGGTGGCTCTAGGGCGTGTTGCGAAAGTCCCGTCTGCGCGGCGGCGTCTGGCACGCACGCTCGCGGCGTTGTCGGTCGTCGGCGCAGCCCGCTGCGCTCTCCTTCCTCCGCCTTGCGATCGCACGCACCAGACGCCGCCGCGCCCGCCCTACGGGCGGACGACGCTACTTTCGCAACACGCCCTAGGCCGTGTCTTCCGGATCTCCCCGGGCTGATCCGGAAGATCAGCCCGAGCCGTGAGCCGGCCCCGGCCTGGCGGTGCCTACAGGCCCTGCCAGGCCGGCTTGTTCGCGTACGTGTGCCGGAAGTAGTCCGCGAGCTTCAGCTTCGACGCCGCGGCCTCGTCCACGACCACCGTCGCGTGCGGGTGCAACTGAAGCGCCGATGCCGGTACGAACGCCGCCACCGGCCCCTCCACAGTGGCGGCCACCGCCTCGGCCTTGCCCTCGCCCGTCGCCAGCAGCACCAGGTGGCGCGCCTCCAGGATCGTCCCGATCCCCTGCGTGATCACGTGATGCGGCACCTGGGCGATGTCCCCGTCGAAGAAGCGCGCGTTGTCCACCCGGGTCTGCTGCGTCAGCGTCTTGATCCGCGTGCGCGAGACGAGCGACGAGCACGGCTCGTTGAAGCCGATGTGCCCGTCCGTGCCGATCCCGAGCAGCTGGAGGTCCACGCCGCCCGCCCCGGCAAGCGCCGCGTCGTACGCCTCGCACGCGCCCTGCACGTCCTGCGCCGACCCGTCGGGGCCCATGAAGGCGTCCGGGCTCAGCCCGAGCGGCTCGACGACCTCGCGCAGCACGACCGAGCGGTACGACTCGGGGTGCCCGGCCGGCAGGCCTACGTACTCGTCCAACTGCGCGATCCGGGCGCGCGAGGCGTCGACCTCGCCCGCGCGCACCTTCCCGGCGAGCGCCTCGTAGACGGGCAGCGGAGTCGATCCGGTGGCCACCCCGAGCAGCGCGTCGGGCTTGCGGCGGAGGAGTTCCGCGATGCCCTGGGCGATGAGCTCTCCGCCAGCCTTGGCGTCGGGGACGATGACAACTTCCACGCTGGGCCTGCCGATCGGTCGATGTGTCGGTGGTATAGACCAATCTAGCAGAACGGGGGTGGCGCGGAGGTGAATCCCGGCTGGCGGGGGTGCGGCCGTCCGTGGTCGACTGAGCCGGAGAACGGCGCCCGGACCGTATGGGACGTATGGGAGGCACCAGGCATGTCCGCCACGACGGCCGCCGACAACGGCGGGCACAGCGAGCAGCCGGGACGGATCATGTCCGCCGAGATGGCGGAGCAGCCCGCGGTGCTGCGCCGGATCCTCGACAGGGGCGCGCCGAGGATCCGTGAGACCGCCGCCGCGATCGCCGGCCGCAGGCCCCGCTTCGTCCTCCTCACGGCGCGCGGCACGTCCGACAACGCCGCCCTGTACGCCAAGTACCTGCTGGAGATCAGGCTCGGGCTGCCGTGCGGGCTCGCTTCCATGTCGACGACGACGGCCTACGGCGCGAAGCCGGACCTCACCGACGTGCTCGTGATCACCGTCAGCCAGTCCGGCGGCTCACCCGACCTGGTGGCCTCCACGAAGGCCGCCCGGGACGCGGGGGCGATCACCGTCGCGGTGACGAACAACCCCGACTCGCCGCTCGCGGCGGTCTCCGAGTGCCATGTCGACATCCTCGCCGGGCCCGAGAAGGCGCTGCCCGCGACCAAGACGTACACGGCGTCCCTGCTCGCGCTCTACCTCTTCGTCGAGGGGCTGCGGGGCGGCGACGGCGCGGCCGCGCAGGTCCTGCCGGAGCTCGCCGAGCAGGTCCTGTCCCGCCGCGACGAGGTGCGGGGCCTCGCCTCGCGCTACCGCTTCGCCGAGCGCATGGTCATCACCTCCCGCGGCTACGGCTATCCGACGGCCAAGGAAGCGGCGTTGAAGCTCATGGAGACGAGCTACATCCCCGCGCTCTCCTACTCCGGGGCCGATCTGCTGCACGGGCCGCTGGCCATGGTCGACAACATCTCGCCGGTGATCGCGGTCGTCACGGACGGCCGCGGCGGCGAGGCCCTCCAGCCCGTCCTCGATCGCCTGCGCGGCCGGGGCGCCGACCTCTTCGTGGTCGGTCCGCAGCGCCAGGTGGAGGCGGCGTCGGCCGGGTTCGCGCTGCCGACGGAAGGGGTCGCGGAGGAGGTCCAGCCGATCCTGGAGATCCTGCCGCTCCAGCTGCTGGCGTACGAGATCACGATCGCCCGCGGCCAGGACCCGGACGCGCCCCGCGCCCTCGCGAAGGTCACCGAGACGCACTGAGACGCACTGCGAGGCATTGAGACGCACCGCGACGCACCGCGGCGCATTGAACGGCGAACTCCGAAGAGGCCGAGGAGACCAGGGGGCCCGGAAAACCCGCGGGCCGCGGCGCCGGGACGGGACCCTCAGCCCGTCCGGCACCGCAGCCCGGAGTTGCTCGGCCGGCAGGTGTGCGGTCCCGCGCGGCCGTGGGAGGCAGCGGCGCAGTCAGGGCAGAGAGCGCCGGGTACCTCGGTCCACCCTCCTGTGCGGGGAGGGCGGAGGCTCGATATCATCATTGTGGACTAGACCATTCTGGTCTGTCCATCCATACGTGTGCACGGATTTCCGGCCTCATCCTGCCCCACGGAGGCCCGTCACGTCAGGTGCATCACGAAGGTACGCTCACAACGTGCCCTCCATGAACGACCTCGTACGCCAGCACACCGCCCTCAGCGAGTCCGACCTCGAGTGGCTGCATCTGCTGGTCTCGGAGTGGCAGCTGCTCTCCGACCTCTCCTTCGCCGACCTCGTCCTCTGGGTCCCCACCCTCGACGGCACCCGCTATGTCTCGGTGGCGCAGATGCGGCCGAACACGGGCCCCACCTCCTATCAGGACGACATGGTCGGCCATTTGGTTCCCCGCGGCCGCCGCCCGCTGCTCGACGCCGCCCTCGACGAGGGCCGGATCGTGCGCGAGGGCGACCCCGAGTGGCGCGAGGAGGTGCCGGTACGGGTCGAGTCCATCCCCGTGCGCCGCGAGGGCCGCGTCCTCGGCGTCATCGCCCGCAACACCAACCTGCTCACCGTGCGCACCCCGTCCCGGCTGGAGCTCACCTACCTCCAGTCCGCGTCCGACCTCGCCCAGATGATCGCCGCCGGAGCCTTCCCCTTCCCGGGGCAACAAGTCGACATGGACGCATCCCCGCGGGCCGGGGACGGGCTGATCCGCCTCGACGCCGACGGCGTGGTGCAGTACGCGTCCCCCAACGCCCTCTCCGCGTACCACCGGCTCGGACTCGCTGCCGACCTCGTCGGCCAGCACCTCGGCCAGATCACCGCCGAACTCGCCCCGTCCCGCGGCCCGGTCGACGAGGCCCTGGTGAAACTCGCCAGCGGATACGCGCCACGCGAGGCAGAGGTCGAGGGCAACGGCGGTGTCATCCAGCTGCGCGCCATCCCGCTCAAGCCCAAGGGTCCGCGTATCGGTTCGCTCATCCTCCTGCGCGACGTCACCGAACTCCGCCGCCGGGAACGTGAGTTGATCACCAAGGACGCCACCATCCGGGAGATCCACCACCGGGTGAAGAACAACCTCCAGACGGTGGCCGCCCTGTTGCGCCTCCAGGCCCGCCGGATGGACTCCGTACGCGGCCGCGAAGCGCTCAACGAGGCCGTCCGCCGCGTCGGCTCGATCGCGATCGTCCACGAGACGCTCTCCCAGAACCTCGACGAGCGCGTCGAGTTCGACGAGATCGCCGACCGCGTCCTGGCGATGGTCGCGGAGATCTCCCCGGGCAAGGTCGAGTGCCGGCGCACCGGCCGCTGCGGAATCCTCGACGCCGAGGTCGCCACCCCGCTCTCCATGGTGCTGACGGAGGTGCTCCAGAACGCGCTGGAGCACGCCTTCGCCCCGGGGGAACACGGCACGGTCGAGGTCGCCGCGATGCGCGGCGGCCCGCGCGGCGACGAGCGGCTGCTGCTCACCGTCCAGGACGACGGCCGCGGGCTGCCGAAGGGCTTCGACCCGCAGCAGGCCGGCAATCTGGGCCTGCAGATCGTCAGAACGCTGGTCGTGGGCGAGTTGAGCGGCACCTTCGACATGAAGCCCGCCCCGGGGCGCGGTACGCGCGTCGTGCTCGACATCCCCGTACGGAGCCAGAAGTAGCCGTGCAGTGCACAGCAGCGAGCCCCGGACCGTTTCGAAACGGTCCGGGGCTCGAACGCTGTGAGTTACTGCTGCGCGCTGCGGCTCGGGGGCGGTGAGTGCGTACTCGCCGTACGCGCCGCCGGGCTCGGGCTCGTAAGCAGGTGGCGTCAGGCGCTGGCGTTGCGCGCCCGGTTGCGAGCGGCGCGGCGCTTCATCGCGCGGCGCTCGTCCTCGCTGAGGCCACCCCAGACGCCGGAGTCCTGGCCGGACTCGAGCGCCCACTGCAGACACTGCTCCATGACGGGGCAGCGGCGGCAGACGGCCTTGGCTTCCTCGATCTGCAGCAGCGCAGGACCGGTGTTGCCGATGGGGAAGAACAGCTCGGGGTCTTCCTCGCGGCAAACGGCGTTGTGACGCCAGTCCATGGCTGCTACCTCTCTTGGTATTACGTGCAGGTTGCTTGTGAATGTGAACGCTTTCACGAATCCCTCGACAAGGGAAGGGCCAACGCCCAGATGAACTGGTGCGGTCCAGGTTTCGAGGAGGGGTTCTGGCTTTCAGTGGAGGCCGGTTCTGCGGGCCGTCCCGATCGCCATGTAGAGATTCGCAAACCTCGGCTGCGGATACAACCCCTTCCGGGAAGTTTTTTTTGATTCCTTGGTGTCGACTAGATCACAGCCGTACTTCCATGGGGTGGATCCGCGCCTAAACGTTCGACTACAAGGACTTTCGGCCCTTCCACTCACACAATCACACGCAGTGCACGGCGTACGCCTGTGAACGTCACGCTCGTGCGCAGTCCGAGGTGGTCACCGTCCATCTGGAACGGCAGTGGAGCCTTCGAATGCAAGGTGAAGTCGGTGAGGTCATGCAGTGACACTGCGTGTCTGCCGCGGGGGCCCCGCTCGGGCGTCGACGTCAGCATCTGAGTCGCATAACGGGCGAGCGCGGGGGCCGAAAGCCGGCTCAGCGCGAAGAGGTCCAGAGCGGTGTCGAACGAGGCTCTGGGGGAGGCGTACACCGGGCGATTGCCCAGGTAGGTCCAGGGGGAGGCGTTGCAGACTATCGACAGCACCAGGTTCTTCACCGGGTCCTCGCCCGGCCGCTCCAGGGTGATCGCTCCGCGCCGGCGATGCGGGTCGCCGAAGAACTGGCGGGCGGCCTGGCGTATGTACAGCGCGTGGGTCGACGTCCTGCCGCGCTCACGCTGCTGTTCGACCCGGCCGACGACGCCGGCGTCGAAGCCGAACCCGGCGCAGAAGGTGAACCAGCGCGGCGGCGTCGCCTCGTCCTCCGTGCCCGGCGTGCCGGACGCCAGACCGAGACCGACGGTCCGCTCGCGGCGGTGGCTCAGCGCGTCCAGGATCGCGCCGGTCGCCTCGACCGCGTCGTTCGGCAGCCCGAGGGCGCGGGCGAAGACATTGGTGGAGCCGCCGGGGACGACCGCGAGACGGGGGAGCGCCTCCGGGTCGGGGCCGGAGTGCAGCAGGCCGTTGACGACCTCGTTGACCGTGCCGTCGCCGCCCAGGGCGACCACCAGGTCCATGTCGTCCGACTCGGCCGCGCGCCGGGCGAGGTCGCGGGCGTGACCGCGGTACTCCGTGGTGACGGCCTCCAGCTTCATCTCGCTGGCGAGGGCGTGGATGAGCACGTCACGGGTGCGGGCACTGGTGGTGGTTGCTGCCGGATTGACCACGAGAAGTGCGCGCATGGCCGCCAGGGTACCTACCGCGGGGTACCGGGCCCAGCCCCGGGCCCGCCAGCCCGGGCCCTCGGGGCCCGAGCTCTCGGGGCCCGGCGGCTACCCTGCTGGGGTGAGCAGTGCTGAGCAGACCCCCGAGCCCCGTCCGACCCGTCTGACCGCCGCGGCGGCCGTGTGCGGGCTGGAGGCCCTCGCCCTCCTCGCCGGCGGCCTCTACATGCTGGTGGGCGGTCTCACGGGCGATCCCGAGAGCACCTCCCAGGCCGAGACGGGCGGCATCACGCTCATCGTGCTCGGAATCATCCCGCTGCTCGCCGCGCGCGGCCTGCTGC from Streptomyces sp. FIT100 includes these protein-coding regions:
- a CDS encoding response regulator transcription factor; the encoded protein is MGADGGAGRGRVLVVDDDPAIRRSLERGLRLAGFAVVLADGGGPALDRVRREPPADVVVLDISMPDVSGIEVCRTLRDEGNDVPVLMLSALDETADRIAGLQAGGDDYLVKPFALQELVLRLEALLRRRPPKDTDAVRVGPLVLDPAAREARYAGEPLTLTRREFELLEVLARNAGIVLTRDRLLDRVWGYDFEVRTDAVDTFVSYLRRKLESGGRPRCIHTVRGVGFVLRCDGQGDGPGQEHRG
- a CDS encoding HAMP domain-containing sensor histidine kinase encodes the protein MKLSTRIALAVGITVPVLVLAAGWLLLQLFARDLHAQQDAHLRQRAAQVSADARRLLRVTAADRPAAVEQARERQLYATALDVGIRLTGPEGTVSGGPQPSASVPLPKRTPRPVTVEEGNTDWRVLAVRVRGARPGTDGTLWLFSPDTVSQDQLRLVRRRVVSVALFAAPVSGLLGLAVASRASRPLRRLQQRTSGLDPRASAARLDHEPTGVTEVDDLAATLRTVLARYDEQAARTTGALDTARSFASAAAHELRTPLMSMQTNLEILTDHPDLDPRDRTEVLEDLRSEHTRMLGLLVMLRELGRGDLVEADAFGPVDLAEVVDASVADARRRHPDAEIGLPAMARLTVHGWEPGLRTLVDNLLANAVVHGRSPDGRARIEVGLRQGGHASAPVAVLTVDDRGPGIPPERRATVFERFRRGPESPGSGLGLTLVAQQTALHGGAVRILDGASGASGASGASGPSGPSGPSAPSAPSGGGTRFEVRLPVRGETVPSLPAERDWLIGTARRPQGFHKVGS
- a CDS encoding CehA/McbA family metallohydrolase, with product MSGHHADEAHAHSHGPSRRSLLAGAGGLLIAAAVPGSAFAAETRTASGTAPAPRAGAGRDSLVTQGTQLVHADLHNHTLMSDGDGDPALAFASMRDAGLDVAALTDHTTLFAINGLTQSEWDRTRQLADAADDPGAYTAIRGFEWSHPLIGHANVWFTDQFVDLGGAGSMSSLYSWLGSRDGVAGFNHPGRETGRFDNFAYVPAAREKMVSVEMFNRGDDYLFDGWADRQSSHLNACLNAGWRTGITGVSDHHGTAWGTAEGVGRAGLWVTENTRAGVLEALRARRFFATRYSGLRLDATANGVQMGGVLSLVSGDVRFAVDLDRGADWVGKPLNIQVLRPGTDAPVVADVIETTSGSLTEFTVPLDVEDGTWVVLRVSDPSQPNGQPGPAGHPCNDLGVAYSSPWWL
- the nagB gene encoding glucosamine-6-phosphate deaminase, which codes for MEVVIVPDAKAGGELIAQGIAELLRRKPDALLGVATGSTPLPVYEALAGKVRAGEVDASRARIAQLDEYVGLPAGHPESYRSVVLREVVEPLGLSPDAFMGPDGSAQDVQGACEAYDAALAGAGGVDLQLLGIGTDGHIGFNEPCSSLVSRTRIKTLTQQTRVDNARFFDGDIAQVPHHVITQGIGTILEARHLVLLATGEGKAEAVAATVEGPVAAFVPASALQLHPHATVVVDEAAASKLKLADYFRHTYANKPAWQGL
- a CDS encoding SIS domain-containing protein, giving the protein MSATTAADNGGHSEQPGRIMSAEMAEQPAVLRRILDRGAPRIRETAAAIAGRRPRFVLLTARGTSDNAALYAKYLLEIRLGLPCGLASMSTTTAYGAKPDLTDVLVITVSQSGGSPDLVASTKAARDAGAITVAVTNNPDSPLAAVSECHVDILAGPEKALPATKTYTASLLALYLFVEGLRGGDGAAAQVLPELAEQVLSRRDEVRGLASRYRFAERMVITSRGYGYPTAKEAALKLMETSYIPALSYSGADLLHGPLAMVDNISPVIAVVTDGRGGEALQPVLDRLRGRGADLFVVGPQRQVEAASAGFALPTEGVAEEVQPILEILPLQLLAYEITIARGQDPDAPRALAKVTETH
- a CDS encoding sensor histidine kinase; translated protein: MNDLVRQHTALSESDLEWLHLLVSEWQLLSDLSFADLVLWVPTLDGTRYVSVAQMRPNTGPTSYQDDMVGHLVPRGRRPLLDAALDEGRIVREGDPEWREEVPVRVESIPVRREGRVLGVIARNTNLLTVRTPSRLELTYLQSASDLAQMIAAGAFPFPGQQVDMDASPRAGDGLIRLDADGVVQYASPNALSAYHRLGLAADLVGQHLGQITAELAPSRGPVDEALVKLASGYAPREAEVEGNGGVIQLRAIPLKPKGPRIGSLILLRDVTELRRRERELITKDATIREIHHRVKNNLQTVAALLRLQARRMDSVRGREALNEAVRRVGSIAIVHETLSQNLDERVEFDEIADRVLAMVAEISPGKVECRRTGRCGILDAEVATPLSMVLTEVLQNALEHAFAPGEHGTVEVAAMRGGPRGDERLLLTVQDDGRGLPKGFDPQQAGNLGLQIVRTLVVGELSGTFDMKPAPGRGTRVVLDIPVRSQK
- a CDS encoding WhiB family transcriptional regulator, producing the protein MDWRHNAVCREEDPELFFPIGNTGPALLQIEEAKAVCRRCPVMEQCLQWALESGQDSGVWGGLSEDERRAMKRRAARNRARNASA
- a CDS encoding diacylglycerol kinase family protein is translated as MRALLVVNPAATTTSARTRDVLIHALASEMKLEAVTTEYRGHARDLARRAAESDDMDLVVALGGDGTVNEVVNGLLHSGPDPEALPRLAVVPGGSTNVFARALGLPNDAVEATGAILDALSHRRERTVGLGLASGTPGTEDEATPPRWFTFCAGFGFDAGVVGRVEQQRERGRTSTHALYIRQAARQFFGDPHRRRGAITLERPGEDPVKNLVLSIVCNASPWTYLGNRPVYASPRASFDTALDLFALSRLSAPALARYATQMLTSTPERGPRGRHAVSLHDLTDFTLHSKAPLPFQMDGDHLGLRTSVTFTGVRRALRVIV